A window from Mixophyes fleayi isolate aMixFle1 chromosome 12, aMixFle1.hap1, whole genome shotgun sequence encodes these proteins:
- the TOMM40L gene encoding mitochondrial import receptor subunit TOM40B yields MGNVFAVSSSQVPWLMRGRPVPLPNPGSFDELHKSCKEVFPQQVEGVKVIVNKILSSHFQISHHIHMSTVGLSGYHFNAKYMGDRQLGPNETFPLLIGDLDNAGSLNAQVLCLLTERLRSKAVFQTHHSKFLTWQVDVEYRGDDCTGTLTLGNPDVINESVILVTHFLQSITPRLVLGGELVYHQRMGEEGAILTLAGKYSAQNWIATLNVGYGGAHASYYHKANEQVQVGVEFEANTRLQETSFAFGYHLNVPKANMVFKGSVDSSWCVGGVLEKKLPPLPVTLALGAFMNHWKNKFHCGFSIMVG; encoded by the exons cggtgccGTTGCCCAACCCGGGGAGTTTTGATGAGCTGCATAAAAGCTGCAAAG AAGTGTTTCCGCAGCAGGTGGAAGGTGTGAAAGTCATCGTCAACAAGATTCTCAGCAGCCACTTCCAG ATCAGCCATCATATTCACATGAGCACCGTCGGCCTCTCCGGTTACCACTTCAATGCCAAGTACATGGGAGACCGGCAGCTGGGCCCCAATGAG ACGTTCCCTTTGCTGATCGGAGATTTGGATAACGCCGGCAGCCTCAACGCCCAAGTCCTCTGCCTTCTCACCGAACGTCTCCGATCCAAGGCCGTTTTCCAG ACTCATCACTCCAAATTCCTTACCTGGCAAGTAGATGTTGAATATAGAGGAGACGATTGCACAGGGACGCTGACCTTGGGAAACccagatgtcattaatgaatcGG TGATCCTGGTAACACATTTCCTGCAGAGTATTACTCCCCGGCTGGTCCTTGGCGGAGAACTGGTTTATCATCAGCGGATGGGAGAGGAAGGAGCCATCTTGACGTTAGCGGGAAAATACTCAG CGCAGAACTGGATAGCGACTTTAAATGTTGGCTACGGCGGGGCCCACGCCAGCTACTATCATAAGGCGAATGAGCAG GTACAGGTCGGGGTGGAGTTTGAAGCCAACACTCGGCTCCAGGAAACCTCCTTCGCCTTCGGATACCACCTGAATGTGCCCAAAGCCAACATGGTTTTCAAGGGGTCCGTGGACAGTTCGTGGTGCGTGGGGGGGGTCCTGGAGAAGaagctgccccctctgcctgTCACCCTGGCCCTGGGGGCTTTTATGAACCACTGGAAAAATAAATTCCACTGCGGCTTCAGCATTATGGTGGGATGA